ATAATAACACTCAGCGTTTCAATGACAAATACACCGCCAATGATAACGAGAAGCAATTCTGTTTTAGTCAAAATAGCAATAGCACCGATAGCTCCCCCGAGGGCAAGGGAGCCCGTATCTCCCATGAACACTTTTGCAGGGTGTGCGTTGAATACGAGAAAACCAAGTACGGCACCGACAATCGCCACACTGAATAAAGATACAGTATACATTGAAGCAGCATAGGCAACGATGGCGAAAGCACCGAAAGCCACTGCTGAAGTACCTGCCACGAGCCCGTCAAGACCGTCAGTAAGGTTTACTGCGTTGGATGCCCCGACAAGAATAATAATGATCAGGGGAAGGTACAGCCAGCCGATATCAAATCCGACGTTTGTGCCGGGAATAAAGACTTCCGTTGACAGCCCTGACTGAAGAAGGACGATATAAAAGATTACAGAAATAACAATCTGTCCAAGGGCTTTTTGTTTTGATGTAAGTCCGAGATTTCGCTTTTTTACGACTTTGATAAAGTCATCCAAAAAACCGAGGAGACCAAAGCCGAGTGTCACAAGAAGAACGAGGAAGATTTCCACGTTTAAGGAATGGAACTTCGCTCCCATAATCAGTGTTGTTAAAACGATGGAGAGAATAATCATGATTCCGCCCATCGTTGGTGTCCCTGTTTTTTTCTGGTGTGATTTTGGTCCTTCATCACGAATACTCTGTCCGAACTTCAGCCTTCTGAGAAACGGAATGAAGATCGGAGAAAGTATGACCGTAATAAGAAAACTCATAATAAGTGCAAATAATAAACCCTGTTCTAGCATTAAGGGAACTCCTTTCTAAAGTGCGCGTACATCATTGCGGTTTCTAATTGGATTGTAGTTGTTCGATAAGCTGTTCAAATTTGATGCCTCTGGATGCTTTAAACAGATACACTGTTTCAGGCAGGTTTAAAGAAGCCAGATAGCTCTCTGCCTCATCCTTTTGTTCATAGGATCGGATCTCCGGCATTTCACCCTTTTCCTTTTTCAGTGCGCAGGAAATCCATGTCGCTTTTTTTCCGATGGTTACAACATGGGTGCAGGATGAAGGAATATGACCCGCAACTGACTCATGAAGTTCTTTTTCATTCTCACCAAGCTCCAGCATGTCACCTAACACGAGGACCTTGTTTTTGTAGCCTTCCATATTTTTCATCGTTTCAATCGCAGCTATCATGGAAGTTGGGCTTGCATTGTAGGCGTCATTGATCATCAGGGCTCCTGTATTGGATTTCATTCTTTCCATTCTCATTCCGGAAAGCCGGAGCCCGGCAAGACCGCGGCGCACATCTTCATCGGTAAGCCCCAGATGAGCCCCGAGAGCAATGGCATAGAGAGCATTTTTTACATTATGGGCACCGAGAACAGGCACGGTAAACTCACCATTTATGCCCTTGACAGAAAAGGTTACCCCATCTTCGGTGTTGGTGAATTTCTCCGCCAGGAATAATGCCGAGTCCTTAAAACCACAGGTAATCACACTCGTTTTCCATTCCCGGTCAAGAAGAGGTTCATCGGCATCTGCAATAAGCACTCCGCTTGCCTTCATACCGTCAGTTATTTCACCTTTCGCTTCAGCGATACCTTCACGGGAACCAAGTTGTTCCATATGGGATTCACCTATATTGGTGATTACAGCATAATGAGGGTTAACAAGCTGGCTTAGAAAGGAAATCTCCCCTTTATGGTTCATTCCCATTTCACATACGAGCACATCGGATTTCTCCGGCATCCGGAGTACAGTAAGGGGAAGTCCGATGTGATTATTATAATTCCCGTCCGTTTTGTGAACCGTAAATCGTTCAGCCAGCACCTGGGCAATCATGTCTTTTGTCGTCGTTTTCCCGTTGGAACCGGTCACAGCTATAATGGTGGGCTCCACCTCTGTCAGGTATCGCCGGGCAAGGTCCTGAAGGGCATTTAATGTATCTTCTACAAAATAAACAGGAAAACCGTCCGGCAGGCTGTCAGGCAGAGGTATCCCCTTTTTCCAGAGCGTTCCCTTCGCTCCGTTTTCAACGGCTTTATCAATAAATTGATGTCCGTCGAAGCGATCTCCCACAATCGGAATATACAGTGCATTCGGTTCGAGAGTCCTCGTATCGATACTTACTCCATTAAACGATTCAGGCTGGACACCACGGCCTAATAGGGACACCTGGGATACCAGATCGGATTTCAACTTAAGATTTGTCATCAGTCAACGCCTCCAACGCTTGTTTTGCAACAATCCGGTCATCAAAATCAAAGGTTTGACCGGCAATAATCTGATACGTTTCATGGCCTTTTCCGGCAATTAAAATGACATCCCGGGATCCTGCTTCTCTAACCGCACGCTCAATGGCTTCCTTCCGGTCGACAATCACGCTGTACCTGTCATTTTTCATGCCGGCTTTCATATCTTCAAGAATCTGCTCAGGTGCTTCTGAACGGGGGTTATCGGACGTAAGAAAGACCATATCGCTAAGCTTCTCTGCCACCCGGGCCATCTGAGGCCGCTTCGTCCGGTCTCGGTCTCCGCCGCATCCCACTACAGTAAAGACCCGTCCGGTGGCAAATTCCTTAATGGTCTCCAGCACATTTTCAAGGCTGTCCGGCGTATGGGCGTAATCAACGAGAATGGTAAACGGGTCGTTGTCATTTGTAACTTTTTCCACTCTGCCGGAAACTCCGCTTATATCCTCAAGACTCGCGATCACATCCTTAAGGGGGATGCCTGACATTCTGACAGCCGCAATCGCCGCAAGGGCGTTATATACGCTGAACTTTCCGACCATATTCAGGCGTACGGGTGCACTCTCCTCAGGTGTTTTCACTGTAAATCTGGAACCTCCTTCGTCAAAGACGAGATCAACGGCTTTTATTTCAGCGTCATTATTAACACCGTACTGAATTACAGGAGCTGCTGTCATCTTAAGTAGATCCTTTGACGCTTCATCATCAGCGTTAAGTACAGCAAGGTTTTTCTGCTCAGGATAATAACCGTTACCAAGCTGGGCAAAAAGGAGCCCCTTTGCATGAAGGTACTTCTCCATCGTTTCGTGATAATCAAGGTGATCCTGGGATAAATTCGTAAAGACCGCCACATTGTAATGGCAGCCATGGACACGCCCCATTTCAAGAGCGTGGGAAGAAACTTCCATAACAGCTGTGTCGACACCGGCCTCTTTCATCTCACTGAACGTTTTCTGCAAAGGCAGTGATTCGGGTGTTGTGTTCTGTACCGGGTGCTCGACACCTGCGAACCGGGTGTACATTGTGCCGATCATCCCCGTCGTCTTCCGGGCGTCGGTTAAAATTTTCTCAATTAAATGAGCGGTTGTTGTTTTCCCATTCGTACCTGTAACCCCTATCAGGTTCATATCCATCGTCGGATACCCGTAAAAGCGGTTGGCGAGAAGAGCCATGGCTCGTTTGGAGTCCTTGACTACAATAACTGGCACATCAGTATCCAGCTGTTCTTCCGCAATGAGTGCCGCTGCTCCTTTTTTTACTGCATCATTAAAAAAGCTGTGGCCGTCCACGGTAAAACCGCGGACACAAATAAACAAGCTGTTTTTTGTTACTTCCCTGGAGTCCATATGAACGGACTTGATATCAGGATTCTCGTTACCTATGTACTCATAAGATGGCAAACACTCCAGGAGTGATTGAAGATTCATTGTCATATGTATATCCCTCATTTCATTTCCTCCGGCTTTCTGTATAGGAGGAGTCCCATTAAGACCCCTCCGTGGAAAGACACCGTTTCTATTTTACTGATTCTCTTCTGTTTTGTCATCCATATATATACGCACAACCGATCCTGCCTTTACTCTTGTTCCCGGGTCCGGAGATTGGAGAACTACTTCTTCTCCTTCCCCGGATACATCAAGTTTAAGCTCATAATATGCCTGGTTTATATCTTTTACAGTCCGGCCGATCAGATCAGGCACCTCAAGGATGGGTTCATCATTCCACATCCGCTCCTTTTCAATCTGGTGCTCCCGTTTTTTCACTCCCATGGCAGGCAGTGCATCTTCTATAATGTTCCCAACAATAGGCGCGGCTACAATTCCACCGAACTGAAGGGTTTCTTTCGGGTTGTCTACTGCTACATAAACGACGATTTGAGGGTCATCGGCCGGAGCGAACCCGATAAACGAGACGATATGGTTATTTTCAAGATAACGCCCGCCTTCAGCCTTTTGTGCTGTACCGGTTTTTCCGCCGACACGGTAGCCGTCTACAAACGCCCCGCGTCCGGTTCCTTTTGCTACAACGTGCTCAAGAGCATCCCGGATCTGGGCTGACGTCTCTTCTGATATCACATCTTTTTTCATTACAGGGGAGGTTCGGGAAACGACTTCTCCCGTGTCCGGATCTGTCCATTCCTTTGCGAGATATGGTGTATATAAATACCCTCCGTTCACTGCCGCAGCCACTGCTGCAACCTGCTGGATCGGCGTTACACTGACCCCCTGGCCAAAAGCGGTGGTTGCCTGCTCGAGCGGTCCGACGTTATCAAGATCAAACAATATTCCCTTAGCCTCGCCCTGAAGGTCAATTCCTGTTTTTTCACCAAATCCGAAGTCATGGATGTAGTCAAACAGTTTTTGCTTGCCCAGTCTTTCTCCCAGGACTACAAACCCCGGGTTACAGGAGTTTTGTACGACTTCAAGGAACGTCTGGGAACCATGTCCGCCCTTTTTCCAGCAGCGGAGCCTGTGTCCTGCCACTTCTATGGAACCCGGGTCATGGAAATGATCGTTTTTTAAATCGACTTTTCCTTCTTCCAGGGCGGCTGCCAAGGTGATTATTTTGAACGTCGATCCCGGTTCATACTGGCTCCAGACCGGTTTGTTCTGGTTGTAGATCTCCGGGGGGACTTCATTAAACCTTCCCGGGTCATAGTGCGGTCTCGAAGACATCCCGAGGACTTCTCCCGTATTCGGGTTCATGGCGATGGCGATGGCCCCGTCCGGGTTATAGGTCGCCTCTGCTATGTCCAGTTCCCGTTCGATAATGGTCTGAATGTTGGCATCAATAGTAAGCGTCAGATTCATCCCGTCCAGCGGCGGAGTGTATTCATCTGCCAGGTTCGGCATCCTTCTTCCCTTTGCATCGGAATAAAAAGAGACATGCCCTTCCTCTCCTTTAAGGTACTGGTCATAATACAACTCAAGGCCTGTAAGTCCCTGGTTATCAATACCTGCGAAGCCAAGGACGTGGGAAAGATATTTCCCGAAAGGATAGTGTCTGCGGTTATCTTCAGCAATATAGACGCCATCAAGCTGGAGAAGTCTCACTTCATTTGCAAGTTCATTGGAGATCTTTCTGCCCTCAGGATTGATTCGTACAATCGATTCCTTTTTTGTCACCAGTTCATACGCACGCTGGATGTCAATATTCAATACTTCTGCAAGTCCCGCTGCTGTTTTATTCGGATCCTCTACTTGTCTCGGCACAACAAGAACACTCGGAGCACTCACATTCGTCGCCAGTGCTGTTCCGTTTCTGTCAAGAATCTCTCCACGCTTCGCTTCAAACGGAATGTTCCTGCTCCACAAGTCTGCAGCTTTTTCACTCAGTTCCTGCCCGAGCACGAGCTGGACATAACCGAGTCTTCCCGCAATGACTGAAAACACAACCAATCCGATCATCAAAGATACGATTAACCGCCTCCGCACGGTCACATTAGATACCCGCTTCATTTTCATATATGAACCTCCCACTCTATTCAAAGACCGGCTTGGTTCAGTTTTATGAAAATAAAGGACAGGTTAGAACCTGTCCTTTAAGGCAGTTGATAAAGATCTTTTCTCTGTGATGGAGGATTGTTCGGACATTCGGGCGTCATTTCTTTCTGTTCAACCCAAAAATGTTTGTGAAAACCACTTTCTATTTTATAACTCACGCTTAAAGAATAAGTAGATTTATCGACAATCTGAAAGAGGCTGGGACATAAAGAATGTGTTTAGCTGAGAATCCGAACAACGCACGAACATAGCGGATGAAATATACGCAGACTCCTGCGGGATTAAAAGAAGCCACTGAAAAAGTACAAAACAACTTTTTCAGTGCCTTCGATGAAAAGCAAAGGTGAGATACCGATGTGACGAGCCTTTACTTCATGACAATGCGACGAGTTGCTTCGACCCAGACAGCTGCAAAGGTTAGCTGACAGAAGAAGAAGCAGGT
This DNA window, taken from Alteribacter keqinensis, encodes the following:
- the mraY gene encoding phospho-N-acetylmuramoyl-pentapeptide-transferase; translation: MLEQGLLFALIMSFLITVILSPIFIPFLRRLKFGQSIRDEGPKSHQKKTGTPTMGGIMIILSIVLTTLIMGAKFHSLNVEIFLVLLVTLGFGLLGFLDDFIKVVKKRNLGLTSKQKALGQIVISVIFYIVLLQSGLSTEVFIPGTNVGFDIGWLYLPLIIIILVGASNAVNLTDGLDGLVAGTSAVAFGAFAIVAYAASMYTVSLFSVAIVGAVLGFLVFNAHPAKVFMGDTGSLALGGAIGAIAILTKTELLLVIIGGVFVIETLSVIIQVASFKLRGKRVFKMSPLHHHYELSGWSEWRVVVTFWLVGILFAAAGIYLEVWL
- a CDS encoding UDP-N-acetylmuramoyl-tripeptide--D-alanyl-D-alanine ligase, with the protein product MTNLKLKSDLVSQVSLLGRGVQPESFNGVSIDTRTLEPNALYIPIVGDRFDGHQFIDKAVENGAKGTLWKKGIPLPDSLPDGFPVYFVEDTLNALQDLARRYLTEVEPTIIAVTGSNGKTTTKDMIAQVLAERFTVHKTDGNYNNHIGLPLTVLRMPEKSDVLVCEMGMNHKGEISFLSQLVNPHYAVITNIGESHMEQLGSREGIAEAKGEITDGMKASGVLIADADEPLLDREWKTSVITCGFKDSALFLAEKFTNTEDGVTFSVKGINGEFTVPVLGAHNVKNALYAIALGAHLGLTDEDVRRGLAGLRLSGMRMERMKSNTGALMINDAYNASPTSMIAAIETMKNMEGYKNKVLVLGDMLELGENEKELHESVAGHIPSSCTHVVTIGKKATWISCALKKEKGEMPEIRSYEQKDEAESYLASLNLPETVYLFKASRGIKFEQLIEQLQSN
- a CDS encoding UDP-N-acetylmuramoyl-L-alanyl-D-glutamate--2,6-diaminopimelate ligase; amino-acid sequence: MNLQSLLECLPSYEYIGNENPDIKSVHMDSREVTKNSLFICVRGFTVDGHSFFNDAVKKGAAALIAEEQLDTDVPVIVVKDSKRAMALLANRFYGYPTMDMNLIGVTGTNGKTTTAHLIEKILTDARKTTGMIGTMYTRFAGVEHPVQNTTPESLPLQKTFSEMKEAGVDTAVMEVSSHALEMGRVHGCHYNVAVFTNLSQDHLDYHETMEKYLHAKGLLFAQLGNGYYPEQKNLAVLNADDEASKDLLKMTAAPVIQYGVNNDAEIKAVDLVFDEGGSRFTVKTPEESAPVRLNMVGKFSVYNALAAIAAVRMSGIPLKDVIASLEDISGVSGRVEKVTNDNDPFTILVDYAHTPDSLENVLETIKEFATGRVFTVVGCGGDRDRTKRPQMARVAEKLSDMVFLTSDNPRSEAPEQILEDMKAGMKNDRYSVIVDRKEAIERAVREAGSRDVILIAGKGHETYQIIAGQTFDFDDRIVAKQALEALTDDKS
- a CDS encoding stage V sporulation protein D; protein product: MKRVSNVTVRRRLIVSLMIGLVVFSVIAGRLGYVQLVLGQELSEKAADLWSRNIPFEAKRGEILDRNGTALATNVSAPSVLVVPRQVEDPNKTAAGLAEVLNIDIQRAYELVTKKESIVRINPEGRKISNELANEVRLLQLDGVYIAEDNRRHYPFGKYLSHVLGFAGIDNQGLTGLELYYDQYLKGEEGHVSFYSDAKGRRMPNLADEYTPPLDGMNLTLTIDANIQTIIERELDIAEATYNPDGAIAIAMNPNTGEVLGMSSRPHYDPGRFNEVPPEIYNQNKPVWSQYEPGSTFKIITLAAALEEGKVDLKNDHFHDPGSIEVAGHRLRCWKKGGHGSQTFLEVVQNSCNPGFVVLGERLGKQKLFDYIHDFGFGEKTGIDLQGEAKGILFDLDNVGPLEQATTAFGQGVSVTPIQQVAAVAAAVNGGYLYTPYLAKEWTDPDTGEVVSRTSPVMKKDVISEETSAQIRDALEHVVAKGTGRGAFVDGYRVGGKTGTAQKAEGGRYLENNHIVSFIGFAPADDPQIVVYVAVDNPKETLQFGGIVAAPIVGNIIEDALPAMGVKKREHQIEKERMWNDEPILEVPDLIGRTVKDINQAYYELKLDVSGEGEEVVLQSPDPGTRVKAGSVVRIYMDDKTEENQ